In Mya arenaria isolate MELC-2E11 chromosome 1, ASM2691426v1, the genomic stretch atggtggatgtgctgatgctgggaagcacggtggtggtggatgtgcttatggtggtaagcacggtggtggtggaaGTACTTATGGTggtaagcacggtggtggtggatgtACTTATGGTGGTAAGCAttgtggtggtggatgtgcttatGGTGGTAAGCACGGTGATTGTGGATGTATTTATGGTGGTAAGCATGGTGGTGGTAGATGTGCTGATGCTGGGAATCgcggtggtggtggatgtgcttatggtggtaagcacggtggtggtggatgtgctgatgctgggaagcacggtggtggtggatgtgcttatGCTAGGGAGCACGGTGTTGGTTGGTGTGCTTATGCTGGgaagcacggtggtggtggatgtacttatggtggtaagcacagtgatggtggatgtgctgatgctGGGAAgcatggtggtggtggatgtgctgatgctAGGGAACACGGTGGTGGTGGGTGTGCTTATGCTGGGAAACACGGTGTAGGTGGATGTGCTTATGGTGGTAagcatggtggtggtggtggatgtgcttatggtggtaagcacggtggtggtagatgtgctgatggtggtgagcacagtGGTGGTAGATGTGCTTATGCTGGGAAGCACGGTGGTGGCGGATGTGCTGTTGCTGGgaagcacggtggtggtggatgtgcttatggtggtaagcacggtggtggtAGATGGGCTGATGATGGTGAGCACAGTGGTGGTAGATGTGCTTATGGTGGTAAACATGGTGGTGCCACCACAGCgcggtggttgtggtggtggtcatgatgatgGTGGTCATGTTGGTGATGAGTATGATGGTAGAggtgattgtcatgatggttatgagcacggtgatggtggtgatggttatAAGCAtggttatggtggtggtggtggtggtaatgatagcggtggtcatgatggtgatgagcaagatggtaGTGGTGATTGTCATCATAATTATGAGCACGGTGATGGttgtgatggtgatgatggtgataagcacggtgatggtgatggtggtgatcatgattgtggtgatcatgatggtgatgagcaagatggtaGTGTAGCacgtttatttatataatttatgtgaTATTTGCCTCTTTAATggtgatatttatttcaattatatataagaGTTTTATGAGAATTTGTGACTGCATTGGTTTCATGTTTCAGTgactgatggtggtgagcacggtaatggtggtggtggtgtgctgatggtgataagcacggtgatggtggtggtcatgatagtgatgagcaagatggtagtggtgattgtcatgatggttaTGAGCTAGAtggtgattgtcatgatggttatgagcacggtgattgtggtgatggtgatgatggtgataagtacgatgatggtggtggtcatgatggtgatgaccAAGATGGCAGTGGTGATTGTCCTGATGGTTATGAGCATGGTGaaggtggtgatggtgattatgGTGATACGAGTGGTGATGGTCATGGTTAtagtcatgatggtgatgaataAGATGGTATTGGTGAATGTCATGATGGTTATGAGCACGGTGATGTTGGTGGAGATGGTTATGATGGTAGTGGTAATTGCAATGAGGGTTTTGAGAAaggatgatggtgatgatggtgataagcacagcgatggtggtggtggtagtcatgatggtgatgagcaagatggtagtggtgattgtcatgatggttatgagcatgatgatggtgataaagacggtgatggtggtggttatgaTAGTGATGAGCAAGAAGATAgtggtgattgtcatgatggttatgagcatggtgatggtgatgatcgTGATAAGCACGGTGATGGTGTAAGTGATGGTCATGATTTTGTTGAGCAAGATGGTAgtggtgattgtcatgatggttTTTAGCATCGTGATGGTGTTGATGGTGATATCAACAGCGATGTTGGTGGGGGTGGTCATGttggtgatgagcaagatggtaGTGGTGATAGTCATGATGGTTATGGGCACAGTGATGGTGGTGATTGTGATGATGGCGATTATCACGGTAAGGTAGGTGGTCATGATGTTGATGAGCAATATGGTAGTGGTGATTGTCATATTGGTTATGAGCACGGTTattgtggttgtggtggtggttatgatggtgatgagcaagatggtagtggtgattgtcatgatgATTATGGGCACGGGGATGTTGGTGATTGTGATGATGGCTATAAGcacggtgatggtggtgttCATGATGTTGATGAGCAAGATGGTAGTGAtgattgtcatgatggttaTGAGCACGGTGTTTGTGATGACGGTGATAAGTACAGTaatggaggtggtggtcatgatggtgatgagcaagatggtagtggtgattgtcatgatggttatgagcacggtgatggtggtgatggtgatgatggtgataagcacggtgaTGGTGAAGGTgttggtcatgatggtgatgagcaagatggtagtggtgattagcatgatggttatgagcatagtgatggtggtgatggtgatatCCACGATGatgttggtgatggtggtcGTATTGGTGATGGGCaagatggtggtggtgattgtcatgatggtCATGAGCAcagtgatggtggtgatggtgatgatggtgattagCATGGttatggtggtggttgtggtggttgtggtggtcatgatggtgatgagcaagatggtaGTGGTGATTGTCATGATAGTTATGAGCACggtgattgtggtgatggtcatgatggtgatatcCACGGTCATGGTAGTGgccatgatggtgatgagcaagatggtagtggtgattgccatgatggttatgagcatggtgatggtgataatgGTGATAATcacggtgatggtggtggttatgactggtgatgagcaagatggtaGTGGTGATTGTCATAATGGTTATGAGCATGGTGATTATGATGACGGTGAAAAGCACAGTGATGGTGGTGGCGGTGATAGGGATGATGGCGATAAGCACAGTGATGGTAATGCTCAAGATGGTAGTGGTTATTGTCATAATGATTAAGGGcatgatgatggtgataagcactgTGATGGTGGTGATTAAGATGGTAGTGGTGATTGTCATATTGGTTATGAGCACGGtaatggtggttgtggtggtggtcatgatggtgataaacaAGATGGAAgtggtgattgtcatgatggttaTGGGCACGGGGATGGTGGTGATTGTGATGATGGCTATAAGcacggtgatggtggtgttCATGATGTTGATGAGCAAGATGGTAGTGGTGATTATCATGATGGTTATCAGgacggtgatggtggtgatggtgatgatggtgataagcacggtgaTAGTGAAGGTgttggtcatga encodes the following:
- the LOC128225855 gene encoding uncharacterized protein LOC128225855; this translates as MVVSTVVVDVLMLGSTVVADVLLLGSTVVVDVLMVVSTVVVDGLMMVSTVVVDVLMVVNMVVPPQRGGCGGGHDDGGHVGDEYDGRGDCHDGYEHGDGGDGYKHGYGGGGGVTDGGEHDGDGGGYDSDEQEDSGDCHDGYEHGDGDDRDKHGDGVSDGHDFVEQDGSGDCHDGF